The nucleotide sequence AACTAAAATTAGTAGAATCGTATTATGAAAAATTTTAAAATGAAAAGTTCAGTACTTGTAGGTTCACTTTTCTTATTGACCGGAATCATCAGCAAGGCTCAAGAAATCAATTTTTCTTTAGGAACGCAGTTTCATTTCTCCACCTTTGATATAGAAGGTGCGTTGAGTGATACAGATATAGAACCTGGAGCAGGTCTTGAGTTGGTAATTCAATTGAAATTATCTGAACACTGGAGTTTAAACCCTGGTGTAGGATATGCGTTTCATCAAGCCCGCAATTCCAGCAGCCGACTGAAAGGTTCACAAACCACTGTCGATTCTGAAGGTGAAGACTTCACGTTTAATTACCAGATTAGCGGTTATTCAGAGACTCAAAAATTCAATAATGTCTCCATACCGTTGAACGTACAATATGAAGGTTCTGGAGTTACTAGATTATACGTTAAAGCCGGAGCATCCTACAACCTTTTGAGTAATGCCAGACAGGAGTCTAGAGCTTCCAGCCTAACTACCAGCGGCTATTTCCCTAGATTCAATGGTACGTTGACAGCACCAGCTTTTGCTGGTTTTGGAACCTATAACGATATTCAATTTTCAGAACAGGATTTTGAACTGAGTAATAGCGTTAACGCGACTTTTGAAATAGGTGTTAAACAACTTCTGGCCGATAATTCTGCGATGTACTTTGGTGCGTTTCTGGATTACGGTCTCAATGATGTTGTAGATTCACCAGTGATAGATGGGACATTGAGTTTTAATCCAACGAGCCCAACTGATTTTGTATCCAATGGCAGCTTTAATGCCAGTAATGGTAACTCAAGACAGGTTGAGGAAGCTAAACTTATTTTTGGCGGCATCAAGATCAGGTATCAGTTTGGTACAAAAGCGCCGAGCGCTAAGCAATAGGTACCAACATTCAAAAAGCAGAAAGGGTCACTTCGAGAAGTGACCCTTTTTTATTTAAAAGAATTATTTTTACCACATGAATACAGATTGGATCTATATAGGAGCGGTGATTGTTGCCTTTTTTGTTTTTCTGGGCTGGAACAAGTCACGTCAGAAATCAGTTAAAGATCGTAAGCGGCGCAATTTTAGAGAAAGCTTTAAAGAAAAACGTGCAGAGCGCGATAAGAATTCTGAGCACTAGGCTACTGGCACGGCATACAAATCAAAATCCTCAGCATCTGCGATTTCTACCATTACAAACTCGCCAACACTACAGTAGTGCTCGCTCGCATCAATGAGCACCTCATTATCCACATCTGGACTGTCAAATTCTGTGCGACCCACAAAGTGATTCCCACGTTTACGGTCGATCATGACACGGTACTGTTTCCCGATCTTTTCTTGATTCAGTTCCCAAGAGATCTGGGATTGAATCTCCATAATTTCATTGGCACGTTCCTGCTTCACCTCGGCTGGCACATCGTCTTCCAGATTATAGGCATGCGTATTTTCCTCATGTGAATAGGTAAAACAGCCCATACGCTCAAAGCGCTGGTCTTTTACCCATTGTTTCAAGATTTCAAAATCTTCTTCAGTCTCGCCAGGATACCCAACAATTAATGTGGTTCTAATGGCCATTTGTGGCACGCTTTCGCGAAAGCGATCCAACAATGCATTCGTTTTTTCAAACGTAGTACCGCGACGCATGGACTTGAGTACAGGCGTGGAAATGTGCTGCAATGGTATGTCCAAGTAATTACACACCTTAGGCTCCTCATTCATCACGCCCAAAACATCTACCGGGAAACCTGTTGGAAATGCATAATGCATGCGTATCCACTCAATACCATCGACTTTGGCGAGCTCTTTCAATAAATCGGCGAGACGGCGTTTTTTATAGAGATCGAGACCGTAATAGGTCAAATCCTGGGCGATAAGTATGAGTTCCTTGACACCTTTTGCGGCCAGTTTTTCTGCTTCAATGACCAGGTTTTCAATAGGCGTGCTTTTGTGTCCACCACGCATCAATGGAATGGCACAAAAGGAGCATGGACGGTCGCAACCTTCGGCAATTTTGAAATATGCGTAGTTTTTAGGTGTAGTCGTAACACGCTCTCCTATGAGTTCGTGCTTGTAATCTGCGCCTAGAGCTTTGAGCAGTGATGGCAATTCCGTCGTACCAAAATACTGATCTACATCTGGGATTTCCTTTTGAAGATCTGGCTTGTAACGCTCTGACAAACAACCTGAAACAAACACCTGATCTACCTCACCACGGCTCTTGCGATCCACAAAATCAAGAATGGTGTTAACGCTTTCTTCCTTAGCATTATCGATAAAACCGCAGGTATTGATCACGACAATGTTACCTTCTTCCTCGTGCACCACATCCTTGCCACTGGCCTTAAGCTGGCCCATAAGCACTTCACTGTCATAGACGTTCTTGGAACATCCCAGTGTGATCACATTAATACGATTCTTCTTTCTTGATTTTGTTCTCATAGCGGCTGCAAATTTACGACAAGCAGTTGGTTTGCAGTGTAGGTGGTTGTTAATATCGCTTTCGCGAAAGCTAAAAAGGCAGTGAATCCATAATGTAATTTAAAATTGCTACTCACATTTAACTTAAGGAATCTCGCAATAGATGTACAAATCAAATTTTTCGGCGAAGATCTTAACAAATCCTAGTTTCCTTATTTACCTTATTAATTTAGCTATATTCGGATTTTAATTGATAAATCCTGCTCACATAATAATCATGACCATATCAAAGTACTTCGCTCAAATCTTCATATATTTTTTTCTTGGCTACATCAGTTTCGCCCAGTCTAATTTTTACCCTGGTAAGCTTACAGCTTCTGACCAGTCTGAAGAAACCATATATTTCAAACTAAGAAAAGAAGTTGTCAATAAGGATGGAACGGTGAATGTTTATCGTGATAAAAATAACTCTTCAATTCTCGTTTTAAAAGCCTCAGATTTCAAGAAAATACTTGCAGATGATGGTAGCCTAGAGATAATTAGTGCTTACGTTGAAAATATCGAATCAAACAATGTTGTTCTTCGCAAGCTGGTAGATGCGGATGAATCTTTATACATATATAATAATCAAAAACAAGTGCTTTATGTAAACGGTTCATTTGAAAAAGGTTACCAGGTTCTAGCACCTTTTGAAAAAGATGGGCAACCTATTGTAGGTTATAAAAGGTGGCTATATAATAACCTCAACCCTAATAACAACGCTATCGATAGCTTTACTCGACTGTCGTACAGTCAAGACGACTTGGTGAAATATTACCTTGCAAATAGCGCCAACGCAAATAAATTGGAGCAGGAAAAAAAGGTGGCGTTTTTCAATTTAGGATTACATGCTGGGTACAGTAGCAATAATTTTGCTGTATCATCACCAGATATCTCATATGATAATCTAAAAGCATCTAATATCCGAATAGGTGTTAAAGCAGAGCTCAACTTGAATCGTATCACAAATAATTTTACACTTATTGCTGGAGTAGATTATTTCACAATAGCAGAAGGCAGAGCCGATGCTGTAAGGTTTCCAGAATCGGTAAATAATACAAAGGCAGAATATCTACTACAATTCGACTATTATTCTTTAAATATCGGTGCTCAATATAATTTTCATTTGAAGACTATAAGCATCGCACCGTTTGTAAGCTTTGAACCAATATTCTATGGATCAAACACAGAGATTTCAGTCAACTTCGAGGATGGACAACCGATATATTCTACCAATAATTATACAGGCAGTTCAATAGGCTTCAACCTTGGACTAAAATTTGATTTTTTCAGTAGTTTTTATAGCTTCATCGAATATAGTTCGATGGCAGACATGAGAGCTATGGCAAATCAATTTGAAAGACAAATAACGATTGATAACGATCTAAAACGCATTACGTTTGCTATAGGCTATACTATTTTTTGAGGCATTTATTTCAAAAATCACAATGTCCAGCTCCACACCCACAATGCGATATCCTCATAGTACATCCTCGCAAGCAACATTACCGCTGCGCTGATCGAGGGAACGAGCCAGTTGTATTTTTTGAGTAAAATCAACGCAAGGTTAACCAAACCCAGCACCAGATGTACTGCCGCCAAAAAATACAAAGGCATGTAGGCATTTTGTGGTGCGTCTGGATTCTCACTCACCGGCTGGCTTATGGTCTGTGCGACCACCGTCAGAATGTAAAACCCGGCGTAAATAGCGACAATCTTAGTAAAGGTGCGTAGACTCTTTGCTGAAAATAAAGGTGGCTTGTTATCTTGAGACATGGATTACTTTGAGTAGTCAGTCGGCATTTGACGCTTCTTACTTACGCGTTCATAGGCCGCAGCCCAACCAAATAATTCACGGTCCTTTCCAGAAGGCGCAATAAAAGTCAGGCCAAATGGCTTGCCATCCTTGTCATAGCCCATGGGAACGGTCATCGCAGGAAAGAAACCAACCGCAGCAACACCAGCCGTGTAGTTGTTTATAGAAAGGATGCCGTCCAGCCCATATCTAGAATAATAGTAGTTGAGATATTCTTGAGCAGAAACTGTCATTTTCTCCTTAAAATTAGCAAACTCATCATCAGTCATTTCAGGCTCATCAAGGATTCCCTGAAACAATCGCTGGCCATATGGCATAGCGTTAATAGAATCTTTAAGGTTTTCCTGCATTACTCGAGCCACATCCCAATCCTTATACTTTGCGTTTCCTGCAGTTTGAAAATACGTAGGCAAGTCTTGTTTCATATCTGCATTAAGCAGTTTTAGAAAGCCGTTGAGTTCTAGATCGCGATCTTCCAATTCGATGATGGTAGCTCTTTGGTTTTTGATGGTTGCGATGGCATCTGCATATAATGGATTCTCTAAAAATCTCTTGAAAATCCCAAATCGCTTTCCTTCTAGAGAATAGTCCTTCAATTTAGGGATCAGATTACTTTCAATAACGTCAGCTTCATCACCGCGCATTGCGTTGATCAGGATCGCGGCATCGACGACGTTTTTAGCCATTGGGCCAGCCGTATCCAGATAGCTGGAGATGGGTACCACTCCTTCGCCAGAAATTGTTCCTACCGTAGGTTTTAAGCCTACGATGGAGTTTTGGGATGATGGTGATAGAATAGATCCACTGGTTTCTGACCCAACCGCTGCCACAGCAAAATTTGCTGCTACTGCTACTCCGCTACCACTACTGGAACCACCGGTGTCAAAATACGTTCTTTTGTATGGATTAAGTGTTTGTCCACCTACGGCACTATATCCGCTAGGGCAATCTCCACAGAAAAAGTAAGCCCATTCACTTAAATTGGTTTTACCCAGAATAATTGCACCGGCATCCTTCAGATTTTGAACCAATCGTGCATCTGCGGTTTGATTGTCTATCAATACTGCAGCTCCAGCTGTTGTTGGCACCTCGCTGGTATTGATATTGTCTTTAAGTAAAATAGGCATCCCAGTGATGACATAAGTATCTAGCGTCTCACCATATTCCTTCATGGTGGCAAGAGTGGCATCGGCTTGTCGGGCTTGCTCTATCGCATTAGGATTAAGCGATATGACCGAGTTTAAAGACAATTCATTATTACGGTCATAGTTGTAAATTCTGTTGAGGAAGTATAAGGTTAAGTCCTTATAAGTGAACTTACCATCATAAATCGCCTGCTGTATTTGCGGAATGCTCTTTTCTTGAACCAACACATTCAACAGCTCGGCCTTGCGAGTCCCGTTAGGTGAATTGAAACTGAACTGCAATACTTCATCTTCAAGACCTGCAAACACATCGTCTTTAGTGATGTATTTAGAATCCAACACTTTTAGTTTTAAAGGACTAAGCGTGTCTGTTCCATTTGCTTGTGCTTTTTCCAGCGCCTTTTCTATGGCTTTTTCTCTTGAGGAAGGCTTTGTATCTGACGTTTTACAGGACAACATCGTGGCCATCAAAGCCAGTAGCAGAAGTAACTTTTTCATGTATTGATTCTTTTTCTAAAAATAAAACACTCGCTAGAACTATTAAGGCCTAGGAGTTTTTTTATATAATTTGTACGGATTGATTTAATTGAAGAAACTATCTACAAATTCGACTTTATTAAACACTTGAAGGTCTTCCATACCTTCACCAACTCCTATGTATCGAACTGGGATTTGAAATTGATCTGAGATTCCTATGACCACACCGCCTTTTGCCGTACCGTCCAATTTTGTAATGGCTAGCGAAGTAACCTCAGTCGCAGCCGTGAATTGTTTTGCCTGCTCAAATGCATTTTGACCTGTGGAACCATCAAGTACCAACATGACGTCATGTGGAGCGTCTGGAATTACCTTATCCATAACGCGTTTGATTTTGGTCAGCTCGTTCATCAAATTCACTTTGTTGTGCAAACGTCCAGCAGTGTCCAGCAGCACCACATCTGCCTTGTTAGCTACTGCACTTTGCAAAGTATCATAGGCTACACTTGCAGGATCACTTCCCATCTTTTGCTTTACAATATCCACACCTACTCGATCTGCCCAGATTTGTAACTGATCCACCGCTGCAGCTCTAAAAGTATCTCCAGCACCTAACACTACTTTTTTACCTGCCTTTTTGAACTGATACGCCAACTTACCAATGGTTGTCGTTTTACCTACTCCATTGACACCTACAATCATGACCACATAGGGTGTATCTTGTTTAGGAACGGTAAATTCTGTAGCATTACCACTATTGACCTCGCTCATCAATCCTGCGATTTCTTCCCGCATGATCTTATTAAGCTCTTCTGTACCTAAATACTTATCTCTAGCTACGCGCTCTTCAATTCTGTCAATGATTTTTATAGTGGTTGCCACTCCTATGTCACTGGAAACCAAAACGTCTTCCAAATCATCCAACAGATCGTCATCGACCTTTGATTTACCAGCAACGGCCTTACCTAGCTTATCGAGAAAATTGGTTTTAGTCTTTTCCAGCCCTTTATCAAGGGTTTCCTTTTTCTCCTTATTGAATATATTCTTGAAAAAACTCATAGCTTATAGTTGGTCATGCAAAGTTAAGATATCGATGGTTATGAGGTGCTGCTAATTTTTATTGAAATGAGACGTGGTATGTGGTGAAATATTTATGCCAAGGGAACAGCATTCAATGTCTTGAAACCTATGCACCGTGGTCACTTCTTGATGTGTTAAACAAAAAAGACCGCGTTGCCATGGCAACGCGGTCTCAATCATTTTAACTAACCAACTTATTTCTTATCCAAGAAATCGTTTACTAATTCTGGTGCCATGATAGCACTCACAAATGTGTAGGCACCTGTTTTAGGTGACTTAACCATCTTAATGGCTTTTGTTAATCTCTTTGACCCAGTTTGTAGGGTTGCTACTGATTTCTTTGCCATGTCTTATTATTTAATTTCTTTATGAACAGTCATCTTCTTCAAGATCGGGTTGAATTTCTTAATTTCAAGACGATCTGGAGTATTCTTCTTATTCTTGGTAGTGATGTAACGAGAAGTTCCTGGTTCGCCAGTTGCTTTATGCTCGGTACATTCAAGGATTACCTGTATTCTATTGCCTTTCTTTGCCATCTTAGTGCTATTCTATGAAATTACTTGGAAAGAATCCCGTTAGCACGAGCTTCTTTTACCATTGCGGTAATTCCTTTTTTGTTGATGTTCTTTATTGCCTTAGCAGATACACGTAACGTGATCCACTTATCTTCAGTTGGAAGGTAGAAGCGCTTTTTGAACAAGTTCACGTTAAATTTACGTTTTGTCTTATTCATAGCGTGGGAAACATTGTTTCCAGACATCGCTTTCTTACCAGTAAGTTCACAAACTCGTGACATGATTATCTGTGTTTAAAATCGGACTGCAAAATAACAAATATAAATTGGAACACACAAACCTAATTTGCCTGTATTTTCAATATTTCTTTTTGCAATAATTCAAATGACTTGTTGACGGTCTTCTGGATGACTCTTTCTCTATGATTTCCCATATTAAAACGAACGGCAAAACACTCACTACTTGTAGCTATACCTATATATACAGTTCCCACATCTGCGTCGCTGTCACCTTTGCTAGGCCCAGCATTACCCGTTGTTGACACTGCAATGTCGGAATGAAATTTTGCTCTCGCTCCTCTTGCCATTGCCATGGCTACTTGCTCGCTCACCACACTATGCTCCTCAATGATGGATGGATCTACATCCAGCAAATCAATTTTTGACCTGGTGGCATAAGTGACTGATGCTCCCATGAAAAATTGTGAGGCACCGGCATTTTCCGTTAGTTGTTGTGCGATTTGTCCACCGGTACAGCTTTCTGCCACAGCGAGCGTCAACCCAGCATTTTTGAGCAGGGCAGAAACTTGTTGAGCCATAGACTCATCATTGCTCTCACCTATAATAATGTCCTCAATGATTTCGTACAGAGACAAAATACGCTGGTCAACGGCACTGGTCACTAGATCTCGATCCATGCCCGTACTGGACAAACGCAATCTTACCGATCCCAAACTAGGTAAATACGCCAGTTTTATAGTTGACGGTAGTTCATCTTCCCATTTTTCAATGCGAGTGGCAATTGTGCTCTCGCCTTGACCAGCCGTCAAAATGGTACGATGGTATATAAAAGGCAAACCTTCTGTTTTTCGCAATAAGGGCAACACCTCATTACTCATCAATGATTTCATTTCAAAAGGTACGCCAGGCATAGATACAAAAACAGTATTGTTGCGCTCTAGCCACATTCCAGGAGCTGTGCCGTAGGCATTGTTAAGAATCTTGGCTTTGGATGGCACCATCGCCTGTAACTCATTAGCGGGCACGATGGCATCTTTTACGTATTTGGCAAACATCTCGCGTATGTGCGTCAAAACGTTTTCGTTCAGCACCAATTCATCGTCAAAATATTCACAGATGGTGGACTTTGTAATGTCGTCCTTGGTAGGTCCCAAACCGCCGGTAACTAGCACGATGTCTGATTGCTGTTCCGCTTTCGCGAAAGCGGACAAAATATGATCCCTATCGTCACCAATAGAAATAATCTCATACACCGAAACCCCAATCTTATTGAGCTCCTTACCCATCCATGCGGAATTGGAATCCACAATCTGGCCTATGAGAATCTCATCGCCTATAGTGATTATGGTTGCTTTCATGTTCTAGAAATCTTCCCTTAATTGGGTCACGGTTTTCTGCAGTTCTTCTTGAACGCGCATAAAATGCTCATTGATGTCCATCTGGTCTTCTGACTTTCCCCAAGCCTCGAGCACCAACACATCATAAAGGCAGGAAAGCCCAAACATGTCTACCGTAGGTTTCATTTTGTGCGCGTACTCATGTACAGCAGCGCGATCATCCTCGACCACGCCTATGGCGAGCTGCTCTAGATCTTCTGGAATCTCTTCTATAAAAGTATCTACCATGGCCTTGATAAAATCAGGGTCATTCTCTGACAACTCCTTTATCTTACTTAAATCGTACAACTTGCTCATTTGACGCGTATTGAAAATAGTTCCTTTCCAGCAAGAACACCTCTAAGGGCGTCATTTTCTTGAACTCTGGAAACACCTGCTGGAGTGCCGGTAAATATAAGATCTCCTATCTTAAGGGTAAAAAATTTACTGATGTGCTCTATGAGTTCATCAATCTTCCATAACATGAGGCTGGTATTGCCATCTTGCTGCAGGACATCATTCTTATAAAGCTGAAAATCCAACTGATTCAAATCTCCCAATTCTGCTTTATCAATAAAGTTTCTAGAAACCACCGTAGCACCATCAAAGGCTTTACATTTTTCCCAAGGCAAGCCTTTAGACTTTAATTCATTTTGAAGGTCTCGTGCCGTAAAATCAATGCCCAATCCTATCTCGTCATAGTATTTGTGCGCAAATTTTTTATCAATGTGCTTTCCCAATCTATTGATCTTGACGATTACCTCAACCTCGTGATGCACATCGTTGGAAAAATCTGGGATAAAAAACGGATTCTTATCCAGCAAAATAGATGTATCAGGTTTTAAGAACACAATAGGCTCATCGGGCCTCTCGCTGTCCAGCTCCTTGATGTGCTCGACATAATTGCGGCCTATACAAATGATTTTCATCTAGTTGCGGCTGTAATTAGGCGCTTCTTTAGTAATGGTCACATCATGCGGATGGCTCTCGTGGACACCAGCAGCCGTAATCTTTACAAACTGGCCTTTTTCCTTGAGGCTTTCAATATCGCCTGCACCACAATACCCCATTCCAGCTCTTAAGCCACCAATGAATTGTGTCATGCTTTCTACTAGGTCACCTTTGAAAGGAACGCGGCCTACAATTCCTTCTGGAACCAATTTTTTAATATCATCTTCCACATCCTGGAAGTAACGATCTTTAGAACCCGTTTGCATGGCCTCTACAGATCCCATACCACGATAGGATTTGAATTTGCGACCGTCGTATATAATAGTCTCTCCTGGAGATTCTGTGGTACCTGCCAGCAGTGAACCCAGCATGACACAATCTGCACCAGCAGCAATTGCCTTAGGTATATCACCAGTGTATCGTATACCACCATCTGCAATTACGGGTATCCCAGTTCCCTTTAAGGCATGAGCTGCTTCCATCACCGCACTTAGTTGTGGGAAACCAACTCCTGCCACTACTCTTGTGGTACATATAGATCCTGGACCTATACCAACCTTAACGGCATCTGCACCAGCATCTGCTAGATATTTTGCAGCTGCAGCAGTGGCTACATTACCTACTACCACATCCAGTTCTGGAAAGTGTTTCTTGACATTTTTTAGAACATCAACCACGCCTTTAGTATGGCCGTGTGCCGTATCAATGACTACCGCATCCACGCCAGCTTCTACCAGCGCTCTTGCTCGATCTACGGCATCGCCAGTCACGCCTATAGCTGCCGCAACACGCAAACGACCATACTGGTCTTTATTGGCATTAGGCTGCAAGGTGAGCTTAGTGATGTCTCTAAATGTAATTAGACCTATGAGTTTGCCTTCATCGTTAACGACAAGAAGCTTTTCAATTTTATGTTCCTGTAGAATGATCTCAGCTTGTTGCAAGGATGTTCCAGCCTTGGCCGTTACCAAGTTTTCTGAAGTCATCACCTCAGTCACACTGCGGCTGTCTTTTTTCTCAAAGCGCAAATCACGATTCGTGACGATACCTTTAATATATCCATCTTCATCAACAATAGGAATACCACCTATACCGTGCTCGCGCATGCTGGCTTTGGCATCGCCTATGGTCGCCTCTTCAGTAAGTGTTACGGGATCGATGATCATACCACTTTCAGCACGTTTTACACGACGTACTTTCTGGGCTTGCGCCTCGATCGACATGTTTTTA is from Nonlabens sp. YIK11 and encodes:
- a CDS encoding outer membrane beta-barrel protein encodes the protein MKSSVLVGSLFLLTGIISKAQEINFSLGTQFHFSTFDIEGALSDTDIEPGAGLELVIQLKLSEHWSLNPGVGYAFHQARNSSSRLKGSQTTVDSEGEDFTFNYQISGYSETQKFNNVSIPLNVQYEGSGVTRLYVKAGASYNLLSNARQESRASSLTTSGYFPRFNGTLTAPAFAGFGTYNDIQFSEQDFELSNSVNATFEIGVKQLLADNSAMYFGAFLDYGLNDVVDSPVIDGTLSFNPTSPTDFVSNGSFNASNGNSRQVEEAKLIFGGIKIRYQFGTKAPSAKQ
- the rimO gene encoding 30S ribosomal protein S12 methylthiotransferase RimO; this encodes MRTKSRKKNRINVITLGCSKNVYDSEVLMGQLKASGKDVVHEEEGNIVVINTCGFIDNAKEESVNTILDFVDRKSRGEVDQVFVSGCLSERYKPDLQKEIPDVDQYFGTTELPSLLKALGADYKHELIGERVTTTPKNYAYFKIAEGCDRPCSFCAIPLMRGGHKSTPIENLVIEAEKLAAKGVKELILIAQDLTYYGLDLYKKRRLADLLKELAKVDGIEWIRMHYAFPTGFPVDVLGVMNEEPKVCNYLDIPLQHISTPVLKSMRRGTTFEKTNALLDRFRESVPQMAIRTTLIVGYPGETEEDFEILKQWVKDQRFERMGCFTYSHEENTHAYNLEDDVPAEVKQERANEIMEIQSQISWELNQEKIGKQYRVMIDRKRGNHFVGRTEFDSPDVDNEVLIDASEHYCSVGEFVMVEIADAEDFDLYAVPVA
- a CDS encoding amidase family protein — encoded protein: MKKLLLLLALMATMLSCKTSDTKPSSREKAIEKALEKAQANGTDTLSPLKLKVLDSKYITKDDVFAGLEDEVLQFSFNSPNGTRKAELLNVLVQEKSIPQIQQAIYDGKFTYKDLTLYFLNRIYNYDRNNELSLNSVISLNPNAIEQARQADATLATMKEYGETLDTYVITGMPILLKDNINTSEVPTTAGAAVLIDNQTADARLVQNLKDAGAIILGKTNLSEWAYFFCGDCPSGYSAVGGQTLNPYKRTYFDTGGSSSGSGVAVAANFAVAAVGSETSGSILSPSSQNSIVGLKPTVGTISGEGVVPISSYLDTAGPMAKNVVDAAILINAMRGDEADVIESNLIPKLKDYSLEGKRFGIFKRFLENPLYADAIATIKNQRATIIELEDRDLELNGFLKLLNADMKQDLPTYFQTAGNAKYKDWDVARVMQENLKDSINAMPYGQRLFQGILDEPEMTDDEFANFKEKMTVSAQEYLNYYYSRYGLDGILSINNYTAGVAAVGFFPAMTVPMGYDKDGKPFGLTFIAPSGKDRELFGWAAAYERVSKKRQMPTDYSK
- the ftsY gene encoding signal recognition particle-docking protein FtsY codes for the protein MSFFKNIFNKEKKETLDKGLEKTKTNFLDKLGKAVAGKSKVDDDLLDDLEDVLVSSDIGVATTIKIIDRIEERVARDKYLGTEELNKIMREEIAGLMSEVNSGNATEFTVPKQDTPYVVMIVGVNGVGKTTTIGKLAYQFKKAGKKVVLGAGDTFRAAAVDQLQIWADRVGVDIVKQKMGSDPASVAYDTLQSAVANKADVVLLDTAGRLHNKVNLMNELTKIKRVMDKVIPDAPHDVMLVLDGSTGQNAFEQAKQFTAATEVTSLAITKLDGTAKGGVVIGISDQFQIPVRYIGVGEGMEDLQVFNKVEFVDSFFN
- a CDS encoding DUF4295 domain-containing protein, coding for MAKKSVATLQTGSKRLTKAIKMVKSPKTGAYTFVSAIMAPELVNDFLDKK
- the rpmG gene encoding 50S ribosomal protein L33; the encoded protein is MAKKGNRIQVILECTEHKATGEPGTSRYITTKNKKNTPDRLEIKKFNPILKKMTVHKEIK
- the rpmB gene encoding 50S ribosomal protein L28 yields the protein MSRVCELTGKKAMSGNNVSHAMNKTKRKFNVNLFKKRFYLPTEDKWITLRVSAKAIKNINKKGITAMVKEARANGILSK
- a CDS encoding competence/damage-inducible protein A translates to MKATIITIGDEILIGQIVDSNSAWMGKELNKIGVSVYEIISIGDDRDHILSAFAKAEQQSDIVLVTGGLGPTKDDITKSTICEYFDDELVLNENVLTHIREMFAKYVKDAIVPANELQAMVPSKAKILNNAYGTAPGMWLERNNTVFVSMPGVPFEMKSLMSNEVLPLLRKTEGLPFIYHRTILTAGQGESTIATRIEKWEDELPSTIKLAYLPSLGSVRLRLSSTGMDRDLVTSAVDQRILSLYEIIEDIIIGESNDESMAQQVSALLKNAGLTLAVAESCTGGQIAQQLTENAGASQFFMGASVTYATRSKIDLLDVDPSIIEEHSVVSEQVAMAMARGARAKFHSDIAVSTTGNAGPSKGDSDADVGTVYIGIATSSECFAVRFNMGNHRERVIQKTVNKSFELLQKEILKIQAN
- a CDS encoding Hpt domain-containing protein, with translation MSKLYDLSKIKELSENDPDFIKAMVDTFIEEIPEDLEQLAIGVVEDDRAAVHEYAHKMKPTVDMFGLSCLYDVLVLEAWGKSEDQMDINEHFMRVQEELQKTVTQLREDF
- a CDS encoding fumarylacetoacetate hydrolase family protein, with the protein product MKIICIGRNYVEHIKELDSERPDEPIVFLKPDTSILLDKNPFFIPDFSNDVHHEVEVIVKINRLGKHIDKKFAHKYYDEIGLGIDFTARDLQNELKSKGLPWEKCKAFDGATVVSRNFIDKAELGDLNQLDFQLYKNDVLQQDGNTSLMLWKIDELIEHISKFFTLKIGDLIFTGTPAGVSRVQENDALRGVLAGKELFSIRVK
- the guaB gene encoding IMP dehydrogenase, which gives rise to MISHDAKFVGEGLTYDDVLLVPGYSEVLPREVSIQSKFSKNITLNVPIVSAAMDTVTESRMAIAMAQEGGIGILHKNMSIEAQAQKVRRVKRAESGMIIDPVTLTEEATIGDAKASMREHGIGGIPIVDEDGYIKGIVTNRDLRFEKKDSRSVTEVMTSENLVTAKAGTSLQQAEIILQEHKIEKLLVVNDEGKLIGLITFRDITKLTLQPNANKDQYGRLRVAAAIGVTGDAVDRARALVEAGVDAVVIDTAHGHTKGVVDVLKNVKKHFPELDVVVGNVATAAAAKYLADAGADAVKVGIGPGSICTTRVVAGVGFPQLSAVMEAAHALKGTGIPVIADGGIRYTGDIPKAIAAGADCVMLGSLLAGTTESPGETIIYDGRKFKSYRGMGSVEAMQTGSKDRYFQDVEDDIKKLVPEGIVGRVPFKGDLVESMTQFIGGLRAGMGYCGAGDIESLKEKGQFVKITAAGVHESHPHDVTITKEAPNYSRN